CGTTATAGTTCAATTAAAGAAATTTCTGGTAAGCAAGGTGTTGTGGTTAAGTTCCGTAATGCTGAAGACTTAGAAAATGGCCGAAAGCTATTAAAGAAAAACTATCGCGATTTAATTGTTGAAGAAGATGGCTCAACGGATGCACTTGACGTTACCGCGGTAATGACAGAGCAAAAACTAAAAGAAACGAAAGAGTATGCGCTACAACAAAACATAACGATTATTCGTAATCGTGTAAATGAAATTGGTGTTGCTGAGCCACTGGTTCAACGCCAAGGTGCAGATCGTATTGTTGTACAACTTCCGGGTATTCAAGATACCGCGCGTGCCAAGCAAATTCTTAATGCGACTGCAACATTAGAATTCCGTTTAGCTGATGTTAAAACCGATATGCGAGATGCGCTAAATGGTCGTGTACCAGGTAGTTCAGAAATTATCCCTCGCCGTGATAATGGTCAACCCGTGTTAGTTAAAAAACGTGTAATGCTTCGTGGTGACCGTATAGTTGGTGCTTCTTCAAGTTTTGATGAAAATGGTCGTCCTCAAGTAAACATTAAGCTTGATGCAAAAGGTGGCAATATCATGTCACGCTTTTCAAAAGATAACGTTGGTAAGCCAATGGCATCGGTATTCATAGAATACAAGCCAACAACACGCGTTAGTAAGGACGGTAAACCAGAATTCAAAAAAGTGGTTGAAATCTTAAACGTAGCAACGATTCAAACGCGCTTAGGCCGTAACTTCCGTATTACTGGTTTAGACTCTCCTCAAGAAGCACATAACCTTGCACTTTTACTTCGCTCTGGTGCGTTAATTGCGCCAATACAAATTGTTGAAGAGCGTACGGTTGGACCAAGCCTTGGCCAAGAAAATATCAACAAAGGCGTACAAGCTGTGGTGCTAGGTTTCGCACTAGTCTTGTTATTTATGCTGGTTTATTACAAAAAGTTTGGTTTGGTTGCGAACTTAGCGCTAGCTGCAAACTTAGTATTAATCATTGGTGTGATGTCGATGATCCCAGGTGCAACACTTACCTTACCGGGCATTGCGGGTATTGTATTAACCGTAGGTATGGCGGTCGATGCTAACGTGCTGATATTTGAACGTATACGTGAAGAAATTCGTGACGGTCGCTCACCACAACAAGCTATTCATCATGGTTATGATAGCGCATTTTCGACCATTGCAGATGCCAACATCACTACATTTATTGCAGCGGTAATATTATTTGCTGTAGGTACAGGTCCAATTAAAGGGTTTGCGGTAACATTAGCAATAGGTATTCTTACCTCAATGTTTACAGCAATTGTTGGTACCCGTGCAGTCGTAAATGCAGTGTGGGGCGGTAAGTCTGTTAAAGAAGTTGAAAAACTGTCCATCTAACCGGAGACGATGATGCAATTACTTAAATTAAAAGAAACCATAGGTTTCATGAATGTACGCGTTCCGGCGATGTTATTGTCAGGCTTATTGTTAGCTGCTTCAATTATTTCGTTTGCTACGCAAGGCTTAAATTGGGGGTTAGACTTTACTGGTGGTACGCAAATAGAGGTAGGGTTTGAAAAACCAGCCAATTTAAAAGAAGTGCGTACACTGTTAGCTGATGCAGGCTTTACGGATGCCGTAGTACAAAACTTTGGTACTAGCCGTGAAGTGCTGGTGCGTATTCCTGTGCTTGAAGGTACTGACAATAAAACATTAGGCAATGACATTGTTGCTGCAATTAATGCGGGTGCAGACCAAGCTGAAATGCGCAGAATAGAATTTGTTGGCCCAAGTGTTGGTAATGAACTACGCGAACAAGGCGGGTTAGCAATGCTAGCTGCACTATTGTGTATTTTAGCTTACGTTGCGATGCGATTTGAATGGCGCTTCGCTTTAGGCTCTGTTATTGCACTTGCGCATGATGTGATTTTAACGGTCGGGTTATTCTCGATACTAGGTCTTGAGTTTGACTTAACTGTATTAGCAGCAGTACTCGCCGTAATTGGTTATTCACTAAACGATACAATTGTTGTGTCTGACCGTATTCGTGAAAACTTCCGCAAAATTCGCAACGGCACACCTAAAGAAATTATTGATATTTCATTAACGCAAACGTTAAATCGTACGTTAGTTACCTCAATAACAACGTTGCTTGTACTAATGGCGCTGTTTTTCCAAGGTGGCGCATTAATACACGGCTTTGCTACGGCATTATTGTTTGGTGTATTTATTGGTACTTATTCATCAATTTATGTAGCTAGCTCAGTGGCGCTATCTTTAGGTATAAGTAAAGAAGACTTAATACCAGTAGAAGTTGAAAAAGAAGGTGCAGATCAAGAAGCGATGATGCCGTAGAGGCTTTCGTGGTATTATTGCACTTTATATCTTTTAAAACCGCCTAGTTCAGGCGGTTTTTCTTTTTATAAGCGTTTGAAATTTTATTTAAAAGGTATATTGCACTCCTACCATACCATTAATGCTAGGCTGCGGAATAACTGCATTATCCACTTCTCTAATGCCAACATGCTCAATGTTGCGATTCAATAAATTATTTATTTTTACATACCAACGCCATTGTTTATTGTGTTTAGGGCCAGTTATCGCCGTATCTATTAAATGATAACTTGGGCCTTGTTTACTGTCAGAAAATAGTGGGTTACTAGGTAGCGTTGTAGGATTGTCTACCCATTTAAACTGTGTGGATAACGTAAAGTGATCGAATTGATAGCTTACGCCAGCCCACAGTTTATGCTTAGAGATTAATGGTGTTGGCTGAGGTACTGGCGAGCTTTTATTTGTGGCATCGGCAAATGAGTAATGTGCATAATAAGTAAATTTATTAAATTTAGCGTTTAGTGATATATCGACCCCTTGGGTATTTTCTTTTCCGATATTTTCAAATCGTAACCCAGCAGTGTAGTCATTGGCAATTGGGTTATATATTCGCTCTAAGGGGGTATAGCGTATTAAGTCGCTTAACTGACTTTCGTAATAAGATGCTCTAAATATATAGTGTTGGTTAATTCGATTGAAGTAGAGTAACTCCCAGCTTTTCACTTGTTGGTTTTTTAAATTGAAATCTTGCGTGGTGTTAGGTGTCATGTAAAGCGCGGCATTTCCCCATTGTTCATTAACATAATAAAGTGATGGAGCCTGAAAGGCAGTGCCGTATAGTAGCTTTATACTACTGGTTGGGTTTAGGGTGTAACATAAAGAGATACGTTCAGTTGTGTTACTGCCATACTTTGTGGAGTGATCGAAGCGAAATGCAGCTTGTACCGAAAATTTATCATTAACCCTGTAATTAATTTCATTGAATAGTGCTGACTTAGTTTCCCACTGGCGAGTGGCTTTTAGCTGAGTTGCTGTTTCTTTACTGTAGGGTATGGTGGACGTGCCAAATACAGCGTCGTTAGCGAAAGGAGGTATACTGCGAATACGGATGGCTTCACCACCAAACAAAACATGCCATTTGGTTTTAGGTTTATAGGTATAGGTGATTCTGGCTTTTAGACTCTCATCTTCGGTATAACGATAAATTGGTATAAACTCTTGATATGATATATCGGTAAACTCAAGAAATTTGGCATCTTCATCCACTGCAAAGTCGTGATATGAAAAATCAATATCTAATTCAGCGTATTCGGAGTGGTACTGCCAATTTAACCAATAAATATCATTAGTAAACATCCACCGGTTTTCTTTATTAAGAATGGTAAGGTGAGGTGAGCGACCTTGACCAATGCCTCTGCCACCACCTTCTTCAAACTTTTGTCGAAAGAAGCCGCCTTTTAAATTATTCCATTGCCACTCAAGTAAAATATTATAGTCATTAATAGGTTGTTCAAATTCAGGATTTAAAGGAGGTTGATACCTAGCAACTGCTTGTTGATACGCCTCACCATCAAAATCAAATCCATCAGATTTAAATTGGCGTGCAAAAACGCGCAGCCACTTGTTTTCATTCTGTTTGTATTGGCTTTCAAACCAGAAGTCATAACTGGAATAACTACCCGCTGCAACACCAGCACGTTGCTGGTTTATTGACACATTATTTGCAGTCACAATATTAATAATGCCAGAAAACGCATCTGGTCCGTGAACAACAGATGTTGAGCCGTACACAACTTCAACTGAGTGGGCGAGCTTTAAAGAAATAGAATTACCAATAGAAATAGGAAAACCCGTTTGAGCATTTAGCCTTCTGCCATTTAACATAACAAGAAAGCGGTCATTCCCGTTAATACCGCGAATTGAATAATACTCACCGTACCAATAGCTATTATCAGTAAGGTCGATCCCCGGCACATGTTGTAGTAATTCACTTAAATCATTTACCGCCATGGTGTCTAAGGTTGCTCTGTCATATACCAGTACCCTTGCTGGCGACTCTAAAAGGGAGTTATTGAGCATTGAGGCACCATATACGGGCAACTGTAATAGTTCAGAGAGAGATAATGAAAACAAGTCATCAGTATTGTTAGCTGAAGTTGCAGAGCAGCTAATTAAGCAACACAAAACGCAAGCGGTTCTAAATAACATAAACACCCAAACGCTGTAACTAAGTTAATGAGCTTTAATCATAAAAGCTGTGTAAAGACATTTCACTTAACTATAGTACAGTTATTAAAAGCTAGGGCATGATGACTGTTTATCAATGAACTTGAATGATGGTGGTGTTTATTACTTACACTGTGTTATTGCGAATAACTTCACTTATTATCCCTTGCCTATATAAATGATAAATACGTACTAATTACTTATTGTTATACTTAAGATTATGTCAAAGTGATGGGAAAAACATTTATGGATCACAGTCCTCAATTTGTGAATATAGTGAACGATGCTAAATCGCGTATAAACGAAGTAAGTATCAGCTTTATTCGTGAGCAATTCGCCAATCAAAACCAACTTAATCTTATTGATGTGCGTGAAGAAAGTGAGTGGCAACAAGGTCATTGGCCTTCAGCTGTGCACATTGGTAAAGGGGTGATTGAAAGAGACATAGAGAAGCGTTTTCCTGACTTTGCTACGCCGCTGTATTTATATTGTGGTGGAGGATATCGTTCAGCATTGGCTGCTGATGCATTGCAAAAAATGGGGTATAACAATGTATTTTCAGTTGATGGAGGCTATCGTGCATGGAGCGAAGCTGGCTATCCTATTGATACTCAATAAAGATAACCATCAATATGATAGGTGTCGGCTGTAGCAAACCAAAAGTCATTTTACATGTTCAAAATCACCCACCTTTGGACGAGTATAAACAACTTATCAATGAAGGCGTATATCGACCACTTAGAGCCGACGAGATAAAAAATATTATTAGTCAGAGTGGTAATCATTGGCGCAAGATATTTTCAATTTATGCCAAGTTGCTTTTCGCTATTACAAAGGCTCAATACCAGCATCATTCTCAAAGAAGCCTACCTAACACTTGGCAAGACTATCGGGATACCGTGCTATTAACTGAACACTGTATTGGTGCAATTCAATGGGAGAGTGATGCTCATTGCTTTAGTTGCGCTGGGGTACATTTAATTTGTGGCTTTACTTATGCAGCAGCTTTATTGCCTGATGTGAACTGGCAAAAAGAAAAAAATGGTGAACCTGTAAGGTTATGGCAATTAACATCTGAAGTTAGCAGCATTGATAAGGCAGAAGATGGTTCAGCAATATGGACAGTACCATATTTTGATTACCGGCAATTTCCCAATGCATTAATTGAAGAGGCACTAAATACGATTTTTTAACTGAATAAAGGAAATGATAATTTAAAAAGCGGAACTGTTGTCAATTTAGCCACAGTGGTATTTGGTGTGTGTTTTCATCTACTCATTTATTCTAGAATACACACACTTACTAATGGTATTTACAAGTAATTATCTAAAGAAAGTCCAAAGTTATTAAAATTAATCACCGCCTGAATTTGTTCATCATGAAAGGGGTCAGCTAAATCGACTTCTTTCACATCAATGTGATGATTGTACTTAGAATGATAAACGACTTTAACTCTGGGTTGGGTAGGCGTGTTGTGATTTCGTGCAACAACGATACCTAATTTACCACTGCTTAATTTAACGGTCGTACCCACTGGGTAAATGCCAACGGCTTTAATAAATAATTGTAATAATTCTTCATCAAAATGGTTTGGCACCCGTTTTAGCATTTCTCGGTAGGCAACAATAGGGCCTACGCCAGCTTGTCGAACAGTTCCTGCGGTTAACGTATCGTACACATCAACAATAGCCATCATTCTACTAAAGCGATCAATTTGGTTAGCGTTTAAACCCGCTGGATAACCTGAGCCATCTAAATACTCATGGTGCTGCATTGCGATACGATAACTTATATTCGATAACCCGCTAATATTGCTTAAAATAGGTTGATTGTAATTAACATGACGTTGCTCAACGCGTTGTTCAAATTCACTAAGGGCAGTTTGTTTATTTAAGATGTCTGATGGCAGTTGAACTTTACCCACGTCATGCAGTAAGGCTCCGATAGCTAGATCGTGAATAATCGATTTATCTAAATTAAGATATTTAGCAAATAAAATAATTAACACTGCACAGCTAATACTGTGTTCAAATAAAAAGTCGTTACAATCACGAATATTAATCACTGCAGCTAACGCACTGTCGTTTCGTGATAATGAATTAATCATTTCATCGCTAACAACTTCAACTGACGTTAAATCAATATTTTTCTCGGTTTGAATATTTTCAAAAAGCTGTTGTTGTATTACTTTCGCTTCGCTAAAGATAGACTTTGCTTTGTCAATTTCAACATACAGATCTTGCGTGATAATAGTAACATTCGGCTGAGGATCATTAGCAGCATTTTGAGTAGGATCAGAGGTGGTTTTGTCTTCAGGCGAACTGATTTCAGCCGTATCAGTAGGCTGATCAGCAAATTGATAGCCCGTCGATCGACTTTGATCAACCAATACTTCAACAATACCTAATTTTTTAAGGCGAATAATAGATGCGTAGTCGCGTACACGGCCACTTTGCTTAACAACTACGTCGCCAATTTGTTTAGTTACCGCTTGTACATAGGTACCTGGCTGTAACTGTGTTATAGGAACACGTACCAACTGACTCATACCTAGTAATCCTTGTTTGATTGCATTGTATATCTATCGGCTAAATTAAAATAACTTTAAGCTATTCTGCAATTACCGCATGTTTAAAGAATTTGAGCAAATCTATTTTAAACTCTTCAGGTTTAATACTTGACTCAATTTCATCATCAACTTTTTTACTTGCCAAATCGAGATCGTTTACCGCAGTGTAATGCTCGTATTTTGCATTAAAGAAAACCTTCACGGTTGGCCTTAATGGATCATCGAAGTTTGATTTTGTGACAAGTGCAAGCTTACCACTTTTTAATTTTACTAACGTGCCAACCGGATGCAATCCGATACAGCTAATAAAGGCACCCAAAAGAGACTCATCATAACAGTTTGGGCAGTCTCGTCGAAGCTTTTTAAATGCCTGAATGGGGTTACTGTCTTTTCTGTAACTGCGCTCAGAGGTCATTGCCTCATATGAGTCGATGATGGCCATCATTCTTGCATATTGCGAAATATCATCACCAGCTTTAGCTTGATAACCGCTGCCATCTAAGCGCTCATGGTGATTTAGCGCTACATCTAATACAATGTCTGATATGCCATTCGTTTGTTTCAGTAGTGTCCAGCCTTCATGAATATGCTGTTTTACTGTGTCATATTCTTCGGCAGTTAACTTTCCTTTCTTGCTGAGCAATTTATTAGGTAACTTAACTTCGCCTAAATCGTGTAATAACGCTCCCATAGCTAGCTGTTCGATAATGTCTTCATCAAATTGCATATGCTTAGCAAATATCGACATTAAGATAGAGCTATTGATTGCATGATCGAACAGATAACCTTCTTTATCATGTAAGCGAGTAAGACACGCCAAGGCATCTTGATTGTTAAAAACAGACTCAATAACGCCTTTCGTTAAGCTTTCCAACGGAGCTACATTTAAAGGCTTCCCAGACTTAACATCGTCCAAGGTTTTCTTTTGTAATTCGACTGCTTGTTCAAACAGTTTATTCGCGTTACCTAATTCTTGCTCTAATGCGACGCGAGGAATAGTTGGGTGTGGAGGTACAGGCTTTTCTGGCTCTTTAGGTTCAGGCTCTGGCTCAGGCTTTTTAGGTTTATCCGTGATCGTTTTGTCGGGATCAATGGTAATTTCGGTGATCCCAACTTGACGTAATTTGTCTATTGCTTGTTGTGTTTTTACCCAGCCACTAGATTTAACTTTGGCTTTTCCGGTTTGCTTAAGAACACCTTGCACAAACATTCCAGGCTTGAGCTCATCAATAGAAATATTTTCCATAATTGAATACAAAATCTAACCAAAAATACTTACATCAACATTATTTAACTTTAGCAGAACAAATAATAACCAAGACTATTTATCGCCAATTTTTTTGTGTTTTTAGCAAAAAAATGAGTTCTTCAATTGATTCAATTACTTGGGTGAAAGGTAAATATAAATCATTAGTAAGCGCAATGTTGTAATAATGATCGAGCATATTTACGCCAATAATATTACCTAAAATAGGAATGACAAAGAGCAGTATTTTCTATTGCGCTGGTAGGATTAGTTCACAAAATAAATCACAGTGCTGGTAAGGGATTACGGGTTGCGTTAATGTGGCAAAAATTACTGGCGTGAGCGACAAAACTTACTATAGAATGCGCGCCAATTATCCATTATCACAACTATTTATTGAGGATCAGCTTATGCTTTTTAGCGGCACTTTGCTAACTGACTGTCCGATCAGACAAAAGATCCGTGATTTTTATC
This is a stretch of genomic DNA from Flocculibacter collagenilyticus. It encodes these proteins:
- the secF gene encoding protein translocase subunit SecF, with protein sequence MQLLKLKETIGFMNVRVPAMLLSGLLLAASIISFATQGLNWGLDFTGGTQIEVGFEKPANLKEVRTLLADAGFTDAVVQNFGTSREVLVRIPVLEGTDNKTLGNDIVAAINAGADQAEMRRIEFVGPSVGNELREQGGLAMLAALLCILAYVAMRFEWRFALGSVIALAHDVILTVGLFSILGLEFDLTVLAAVLAVIGYSLNDTIVVSDRIRENFRKIRNGTPKEIIDISLTQTLNRTLVTSITTLLVLMALFFQGGALIHGFATALLFGVFIGTYSSIYVASSVALSLGISKEDLIPVEVEKEGADQEAMMP
- a CDS encoding TonB-dependent receptor plug domain-containing protein — its product is MLNNSLLESPARVLVYDRATLDTMAVNDLSELLQHVPGIDLTDNSYWYGEYYSIRGINGNDRFLVMLNGRRLNAQTGFPISIGNSISLKLAHSVEVVYGSTSVVHGPDAFSGIINIVTANNVSINQQRAGVAAGSYSSYDFWFESQYKQNENKWLRVFARQFKSDGFDFDGEAYQQAVARYQPPLNPEFEQPINDYNILLEWQWNNLKGGFFRQKFEEGGGRGIGQGRSPHLTILNKENRWMFTNDIYWLNWQYHSEYAELDIDFSYHDFAVDEDAKFLEFTDISYQEFIPIYRYTEDESLKARITYTYKPKTKWHVLFGGEAIRIRSIPPFANDAVFGTSTIPYSKETATQLKATRQWETKSALFNEINYRVNDKFSVQAAFRFDHSTKYGSNTTERISLCYTLNPTSSIKLLYGTAFQAPSLYYVNEQWGNAALYMTPNTTQDFNLKNQQVKSWELLYFNRINQHYIFRASYYESQLSDLIRYTPLERIYNPIANDYTAGLRFENIGKENTQGVDISLNAKFNKFTYYAHYSFADATNKSSPVPQPTPLISKHKLWAGVSYQFDHFTLSTQFKWVDNPTTLPSNPLFSDSKQGPSYHLIDTAITGPKHNKQWRWYVKINNLLNRNIEHVGIREVDNAVIPQPSINGMVGVQYTF
- the secD gene encoding protein translocase subunit SecD produces the protein MLNKYPLWKYIMVLMVLAIGFLYAAPNLYGENPSVQISGTRNAVVDVSTQDKIKAALDENSISFLKMTLEDERILVRFTDTNDQLKAKDIIANTLSDKYITALNLAPAQPEWLKNIGGNPMKLGLDLRGGVHFTMAVDMDAAIDAAKEGMVADFKSDLLGEKIRYSSIKEISGKQGVVVKFRNAEDLENGRKLLKKNYRDLIVEEDGSTDALDVTAVMTEQKLKETKEYALQQNITIIRNRVNEIGVAEPLVQRQGADRIVVQLPGIQDTARAKQILNATATLEFRLADVKTDMRDALNGRVPGSSEIIPRRDNGQPVLVKKRVMLRGDRIVGASSSFDENGRPQVNIKLDAKGGNIMSRFSKDNVGKPMASVFIEYKPTTRVSKDGKPEFKKVVEILNVATIQTRLGRNFRITGLDSPQEAHNLALLLRSGALIAPIQIVEERTVGPSLGQENINKGVQAVVLGFALVLLFMLVYYKKFGLVANLALAANLVLIIGVMSMIPGATLTLPGIAGIVLTVGMAVDANVLIFERIREEIRDGRSPQQAIHHGYDSAFSTIADANITTFIAAVILFAVGTGPIKGFAVTLAIGILTSMFTAIVGTRAVVNAVWGGKSVKEVEKLSI
- a CDS encoding rhodanese-like domain-containing protein, which encodes MDHSPQFVNIVNDAKSRINEVSISFIREQFANQNQLNLIDVREESEWQQGHWPSAVHIGKGVIERDIEKRFPDFATPLYLYCGGGYRSALAADALQKMGYNNVFSVDGGYRAWSEAGYPIDTQ
- a CDS encoding HD-GYP domain-containing protein encodes the protein MENISIDELKPGMFVQGVLKQTGKAKVKSSGWVKTQQAIDKLRQVGITEITIDPDKTITDKPKKPEPEPEPKEPEKPVPPHPTIPRVALEQELGNANKLFEQAVELQKKTLDDVKSGKPLNVAPLESLTKGVIESVFNNQDALACLTRLHDKEGYLFDHAINSSILMSIFAKHMQFDEDIIEQLAMGALLHDLGEVKLPNKLLSKKGKLTAEEYDTVKQHIHEGWTLLKQTNGISDIVLDVALNHHERLDGSGYQAKAGDDISQYARMMAIIDSYEAMTSERSYRKDSNPIQAFKKLRRDCPNCYDESLLGAFISCIGLHPVGTLVKLKSGKLALVTKSNFDDPLRPTVKVFFNAKYEHYTAVNDLDLASKKVDDEIESSIKPEEFKIDLLKFFKHAVIAE
- a CDS encoding HD-GYP domain-containing protein; this encodes MSQLVRVPITQLQPGTYVQAVTKQIGDVVVKQSGRVRDYASIIRLKKLGIVEVLVDQSRSTGYQFADQPTDTAEISSPEDKTTSDPTQNAANDPQPNVTIITQDLYVEIDKAKSIFSEAKVIQQQLFENIQTEKNIDLTSVEVVSDEMINSLSRNDSALAAVINIRDCNDFLFEHSISCAVLIILFAKYLNLDKSIIHDLAIGALLHDVGKVQLPSDILNKQTALSEFEQRVEQRHVNYNQPILSNISGLSNISYRIAMQHHEYLDGSGYPAGLNANQIDRFSRMMAIVDVYDTLTAGTVRQAGVGPIVAYREMLKRVPNHFDEELLQLFIKAVGIYPVGTTVKLSSGKLGIVVARNHNTPTQPRVKVVYHSKYNHHIDVKEVDLADPFHDEQIQAVINFNNFGLSLDNYL
- a CDS encoding DUF6942 family protein; this encodes MIGVGCSKPKVILHVQNHPPLDEYKQLINEGVYRPLRADEIKNIISQSGNHWRKIFSIYAKLLFAITKAQYQHHSQRSLPNTWQDYRDTVLLTEHCIGAIQWESDAHCFSCAGVHLICGFTYAAALLPDVNWQKEKNGEPVRLWQLTSEVSSIDKAEDGSAIWTVPYFDYRQFPNALIEEALNTIF